Below is a genomic region from Ciona intestinalis chromosome 14, KH, whole genome shotgun sequence.
GTATGTAGTATAATGAGTGGACTTTATGGCTCTTTCCAGAGACGTAAACCTATAGCGCTTACCTTCATGGACACAGTATAGTCAATTTACTGGGCGTCAGAATACACTTGTTCACGACAGATGTACGCTAAGCACACAGAGCCTTACNNNNNNNNNNNNNNNNNNNNNNNNNNNNNNNNNNNNNNNNNNNNNNNNNNTTTTTCAGGATGACCTATTTTATCGCCAGCAGCCAATTTAATTAGACTGCTTATCGCTGGCTCAGATTTGGTGCTAAACTTAACAATAAATCTAGGTCAGACATTCACTTAATTAGAAATTCAGTCGGCTATGAATTTAGAACGGTTTAATTGCACAGAATCACACTTCATTTTTTCTGTGTATACTGCTTACGTTTCTAGAAAGGAGGAATCAGTCTATATGCCTAAAAATGGTATCCATTTTCATTATTACGACCGTTCTGTAATAGGTTGGGTTGAGATGGTCCACAGAATTATCTAGGCATGGCCATACCCTTCCATCCTAAAAAGCGTTcaaagtgtttttatataattggGTAAGACGGTCAAGGTTTTTATTTACGTTTACCGTTCAATTTGAActagttacagaattatgtaaccgACTTTAATATGGcgttgttatatttataaaacctttaTTCGCCCACAACATAtatggtagctcgtaagctggcacgaggtgtatgaacactcgtgctataacgactgtcgttttcccaccACGCGATGGTAAAGTAATTCATtacattcaaatataaaacatgggTTGTTATTGGATGAGGGTATCCATCTTATCACTGGTGTTATTCGTATTTAGGTATGAATTTAGGCTGGaacacaataaatataacGAATAGAGCTTCTTTTATTCtcgaaaacaacagtcgttataacgtgtgttatattttatacaggcTTGAACCTaatgcttacgagttaccacgtatgttatttatacatttttactattgtatggctgacatcTTATAGACCATTagtcaccactgggttgtagcaattgccgttaaaggCATATTGCCATGTATACGCCCTACTTCATATAGAACGATATTAAACAAAGTGGGTGCACCCAATCAGTGCGACGGACTCTCTAAAggtcataaaaaaacaatacaattcTCCGTAGTGCTAAACATGTCTTgttatttgaaaacaaagtttgctttttaaatatttaataagtcGATGCTCGTAGTGTGACCAAAACAGAGCGGACTACATGTGCGCAAGtgtacaaaaacaataaacacaacacGGGTGGACTACAACGACATAATACTAATAAGTATGTAGTATAATGAGTGGACTTTATGGCTCTTTCCAGAGACGTAAACCTATAGCGCTTACCTTCATGGACACAGTATAGTCAATTTACTGGGCGTCAGAATACACTTGTTCACGACAGATGTACGCTAAGCACACAGAGCCTTACTTTTACAGTGCTAATATACATTCAAGTACATGGGCAAAACACTTCTCTGACATCGGACGGTTTGGGCTAAATACTTAATGAGCTGCACAACCAACATGGTActattaaattaacaaatttgtGCGGCGTTACTTGCTTTGTAAGGAGTTTCTTTACAGAAAATGTGCGCGTTTTAGGTATAGGAAGATGTACATACGCATAGTCTTGTTACAGTTAGGAAAATATAAGTGGAAGAAAACTATAAGCCGATGACAGCAACAAAAATCACCAGTTGGTTCGAATAATACAGCTCATAAATTAAtgtgtaaaactaaaaagaaaattaactgCTATAACTGCAAAAAGGAAAGTCACCACAGTACAAAAACAAGTGTAACACTGCGGAAATATGAGACGACCGTCTTCAGTATCTTTGTGAAGTGTTTTTGATACCGAAAATTTGGAAAGGTTTCTTAAACATGGAACTAAGATGAAccttaattttctttttatgggGGGACTTCTACACCAGCCGATCCGTTCGGCAGGCttgattttatttcaacaGAACTAGCGACTGCTGGATCATCGTTCACCGTAAGTGCGTCTGATGCTGGTCTGGAATGTAAGAAACTGATTAGAgtgtaaacacaaaataaaccttattattaataataatttaggACGATTCCCGTCGCATAAAAAGccctttatattataataggCTACGTGTTTACTTCGTGAAAATATTCTGGCAACGGGTAACTTACACCACATACAATACCTTGTATTAACGAACCTCGCTGTATTTTCGGGAGACACCAATTTGAGTGATTCATCAACATTGCCATTGTTGTCAAGGGGAACCGCGTCTTCTGTAACCACATTCTCAGAGTTTTCAGTTGGAATGATCGCTTCACCATCTGCAGAAGACCTTTGTATATCAGGTTGTTCTTTGAGATCTTCAGTAGTTTCTTTTGGAGTATCATCAAAACTAATAAGAGCATCCTCCTCTGTGGTTGGGATTGGGGAAGAAGGAGTTACAGGTCTGATTTCTTCCGATAACACTTGATCATCATCTTTTTCTAAATCTTCAACTGCATTTACTGGTTCTTGTTCAACATGTTCATCCTCAGCAAGATCCTCAGAAATCGAAGCTTCGTTATTGGCTAGATTTTCTTCATTAACATCAGAAGTTACCTCGTTATGTTTCTCAGGTTCTTCAGCAACTGCACTGGTCGGGTCTTCCACAGCTGGATCTTCACCTAGATCTTGAGCAGCTTCTGAAGTTGTTGTCACATCAGGTAATGCTTCAGAAGTTGTGGTATCAGGAAGAGTTTCTGAAACAGGGGCAGGTACTTCTGGGGTGCTTGGTACCTCCACAACTGCTTCGTCTTCATCATTTGATACAACAACTGGCACTGCAACAATTTCATTTGGTATCACCACTTCTTGATCATCTTCAGGTTTATCTTGATCATTCTCGGCTTCTTCATGGTTTTGAACTTCTTCAGATGGTTGATCTTCTATTTTCGCTGATTTATCCTCTTCAACTTTTTGATCTTCTGTAACTTCATTTTCTAAATGGTCCTTTGGTTCTTCTAACTCTTCTTGGTTTAGATTTTCAGCTTCAACCAAGTCATTAGAATCAACTTGTTCATCTTGTGGTTCAGTGTTCTTTTCAACATCATCCAAAGGTGTCAACAGATCAGCTTCAACCTCATCAGACACTTGATCATCACCACCATCTGTGGTAACAACTGCGTCTACTTCTACAAGATCCTCACCCACAACCTGATCATCTTCTTGATTATTTGCCAAGACTTCATTCTCCAAAATTTCATCTTCATGTTGCTGTAAAAACATTTCTTCAATTAAGTATTGCATATGATTATGCAGACAGAAATCACAGAAATTAATGCAACAGGAAGATAACAAAATTACCTTGTTTTGTGCAACATATGTTGACATACTATCAAGCATTTAAAGCAAAGAAGATTACTGAGATGCATATTACAGAGTTCTGTATTTGTTTTGCTATATGTACATTTAGATGTTTTGAAGAGGTAAAAGGAGtatgaaaataattttcaaataaaaatagaaagtgCGACATGGTTATAGAGTATCACAGgcataaagttatattaattGCTTCCGATCAGCAAGACTTTAGGAGAGGGTAATTTAAAAGATGTAAGACAGCATGCAATAGAATACAAAGACACTACAAGCATTGTAGATGCGTGAACTGCCCAGAATGCAAGAATTGTTAATAATTCTGACATCCAGTGGAAGTTTCACATATTCTCTGAGCATCATTCTCACAGCATACAATCTAccatttctatttaaaatcgGTTTAATTATTTCCAGTAAAATTGATGCTCAATTGAGATATGTATTATTCGATTATATGGGATTATTTGTTTAAGGGTTATTGCGACCATGCTAGTTAAAGGGTTATCTTTGCTTCATTCTAATTGCTTTTAATGTTAATATCTATGGTAGGCTTGATGGTATCTTAGTTCTTCACGCTGTCGGCTGCTGGAGAGAATTCGGCTTCAATTCCCTCTCCACTCCGTTCTATGAAAAAGTCAACAAAGCCTGGATTCAAGCATTAACCCAAAGCTTGTCTTTGCTACTGATTTACACCAAAATTACCACGCAAGATTTTGATTGATTTAAACCGCTGTTACATAAGATgctaattaatttataaatttgtattaCTTCTATCATtaactcattttttttaaagtttagttcACCGTTTAATCACAAATCTACAGATGCAAATTTCGGGTTCACACAAAACAAGATCAAATTTTGGGATGTTTGATTTCGTCAAAGTTTAAAAGTGTATTAAGTTAGTGTTGAATCAGGTTGTCTATACATAGTAACATGTTATATCACTAATTCAACAAACAAGTTTATACAAATTCACCCAAGCTGCAATCGGTATCTGCCATTCGATCATTCTGTATGGGTATAATGTCTAGTTTAACTAACAGAAGATTGCGGGTTTTATCTGAAAACTTTCTTTTC
It encodes:
- the LOC100181386 gene encoding proteoglycan 4 isoform X5, producing MNVSARWRKYVKEPCQIYVYGNGDINAPAIRLLLIPRAMKSWDLVLSEITEKICLRTGKAVRKLYDMDYHLLGDPSELENGKYYIAVGTERIKKIAYGDINSMQKTHSPRRGNPLPPIKRRPRPPQKEGDDQTYTKMYAQRKQHKEEEETTVMGASALTGYRPLKTKKYKPKPPGAHPTHEGESVFHAKPVKVKRSGKMNNIPHPPSAESDGVFHANGETIRAEEVQEDEDTKVDLPIDQVPADAVDEEAIDDQAVVNTNGHDEDVNVNVAASNADEHRESEPVIENNEVNENDEAGAEEEDYTAPVPAAAPPVTNTQPEEELVEEEVEEDQEDEVVQEPLPVVAPVPTELPTEEQNGVKVAEQHEDEILENEVLANNQEDDQVVGEDLVEVDAVVTTDGGDDQVSDEVEADLLTPLDDVEKNTEPQDEQVDSNDLVEAENLNQEELEEPKDHLENEVTEDQKVEEDKSAKIEDQPSEEVQNHEEAENDQDKPEDDQEVVIPNEIVAVPVVVSNDEDEAVVEVPSTPEVPAPVSETLPDTTTSEALPDVTTTSEAAQDLGEDPAVEDPTSAVAEEPEKHNEVTSDVNEENLANNEASISEDLAEDEHVEQEPVNAVEDLEKDDDQVLSEEIRPVTPSSPIPTTEEDALISFDDTPKETTEDLKEQPDIQRSSADGEAIIPTENSENVVTEDAVPLDNNGNVDESLKLVSPENTARFVNTRPASDALTVNDDPAVASSVEIKSSLPNGSAGVEVPP